From a single Pseudomonas cremoricolorata genomic region:
- a CDS encoding PilZ domain-containing protein, with product MSGHQQRRRFQRIPFDASTELCQDDRCWPVSLLDLSLKGVLIAAPDDWDADRERPFQATVHLATDAVMRMQVELRHHEGKRLGFHCLVMDIDSISHLHRLVELNLADGVAMQCEPGELIED from the coding sequence ATGAGCGGTCATCAGCAACGTCGACGCTTTCAACGCATCCCTTTCGACGCCAGCACCGAGCTGTGCCAGGACGATCGGTGCTGGCCGGTGAGCTTGCTCGATCTTTCCTTGAAGGGCGTATTGATCGCTGCGCCGGATGACTGGGATGCAGACCGCGAACGGCCCTTCCAGGCCACCGTGCACCTGGCCACCGATGCCGTGATGCGCATGCAGGTGGAGTTGCGCCATCACGAGGGCAAACGCCTGGGCTTTCATTGCCTGGTGATGGACATCGACTCGATCAGCCATCTGCACCGCCTGGTCGAGCTGAACCTGGCCGATGGCGTGGCGATGCAATGCGAGCCGGGTGAATTGATCGAAGATTAG